Below is a genomic region from Raphanus sativus cultivar WK10039 chromosome 4, ASM80110v3, whole genome shotgun sequence.
GAATTTTGAATCTATTTATCTATTAATAAAGAATCTGTACTCTATACATGTATATGCAATCTCTAATTCTGATAtgaaattaatgaaataataataatgtcatAGAGTAACATCAGTAGCCTGCAAAAAGTATGGAGACCCTCCAATTCTCTTGGTGCTCAAAACATTCTTCACCAAAAGTTTCCATCGTTTCTCATCTTTCCTGCTCTGTTTCTTCATCCTCTCCTTGAAGTCACCGCAGAGAGGGACTCTGCACTGCTCCGAGTCGACGCAGATACGCGAATGAAGCTCAAGAAGCTGCCACATTCTCTTGCAACGGCTGCAACCACCGGGGATTGATCTCAGCTTGCATCCAGCCATATGTTTCAACAGCTTCTCCAGACCGTCGCACGCTTGAAACCCGCAAGAGACGTGAGGGTTTTCGACCTTTGTTGGACCTATCTCTCTGCATCCGTCTCTACATATGTGGACAAAAGCTTCCATTGCATCGTACAGCTGAGTGTATGTCTGAATCTCTTTCTGCTTCCTGCTTCTTTGCTTCTTTACATCAAGCTCGTAGGAGACAGAGCGTAAGAGCTCTTTCTGGAGACTAGGGTGGCTCTGTTTCATGGCTTGCCATCCTTCAGAAGTAGAGACTTCTTCGAAGCTATTTAGTATCATTCTGTGGCAGAGAAGAGCGAGACGAGGAGCGTCGCAGAGAAGAGCTAGCTGAAACACATCGATCACATTCTCTTTGTTGAGCAGAGTGTTTTCGAAGTGTGACTCGCATACTCGTTTCAGATGCGGAACCACGTAGACGTGTGATAGTACAAGAAGATGTATCGCCAAGTCTTCCATGTCTTGTTTCTCGTAGCTGCAAAGAAACAGAACAAGTGTTCAGTTAATTATTTGTCATaacaaaaatgtttttcttttaaatatattttactgaTTAATAAGGAATTAAGATAAAGTACCAAGAAGAGTATAAAAATCGAATGAAAACGCGAACAGCATCGTGAGGAACGCCGAGTATTGAGATTGATTTGCGATGAGGTTTTCTCTTGTCTTGCTTCATCAATCCTCTTATTACATCCGAGGCCATTCCCTGATTAATAGATTAAATCATATGCTTTAATAGAATTCAATATTAAAAAGTGTGtcaaattttaagatttaacaACATTTTTAGAGAACTTACGATGACGTTGGAATGCGCGTAGATCAAGCCATTATTATCCGTGTGGATCAAGACATCAGCTCCATGAGCTTCGTCGAACATACGATCCCATGCATCTCTTGTAGCTTTAGAAGCGAAGCTACCGCATTTTTGTACCGTTGACTTCTTCAACTTCGTACCGGAGTTTGATTTTAccggaggaggtggtggtggtggtggtgagacGTTTTCCGGTGAACATTTCGGTGAATAAACGTTGATGTTCTCCATGTCTTTGAAAGGAACGTTATCTATCGCAAAAAAAAACGAGCTGTGATAATTAGACAGAGGAAACGGAGAGAGATGGAGATGTAATGTCAAAGACCAATTTATATCCTTCCTTTGGTcggataattaaaaatatttaataataaatggtGGAAACTCGCAAGTGTGAACTGTTTAACACGTCTTAATTGGGTCCCACGCGGCTGATCCAGTTTCATATTGAGAAGAGATAAGTACTTGCTGATTCATATCCACGTAGGATGACCTTTTCTAAATCACTCATTTATTAATTCTATCctatttttacttttctttttagtttgCAAATTTCATTTCCTTTGTCTAAACATTAGAACAACATTTATATccaagtatttttaaaataaataaaaggaaataaataaagctaaaattactatcaatcaatatatttattatatatagttgtTTAGTCTAATAGTGGTTGGCGACGACGTGTTTAGAAAAGGTACacatgtgtttctttttttgctatTAAAATAAGTATTCACACACTATCTTTCTCAGATTAATCATCTTAAAAGTTCGACTTTTCACTTTATCAATGACATGTTTTTATTGTGCATCTTGCTAATATTcttaagttttatttatttttgcagaGATGTAAGCTTTCTCATAACATCAATAGAAACATGCAATTAGTATATGATCAAAGGTTTAATGTGAAATAACATACGAAGTTTGGTTAAATGTTTCATTGTGGACGATACGCTGAAGATCCTTGATTgctaatatatactaattaactCTCGCCCATTTGATTGGAAATAATACTGTGAAATGTGAACCTTtcaaacatttaaaaatatcattctaGATGTCAGCGAGGTTATTTTATTACGGGAAATAAACTATACTAATTGaagatttattaatattataatacttAAAAGTGTCAGATCCTAGTCACGACATGTTGATGTTCATTAAacatatactaatatataagtatatataaatttgaacaCAAGTGCGGTTTTAATAGTAACGTACGAACACCTAGCTTAACATAtcgatattatttattttcaaacattttccaaagGCATTTTCAATGGTATAAcacattttcttttaaaataaagtaaactttaaataatttgtgtatttattaaactaatgatttctttcattttttcttcaaaaagaatatttcaaattattatattaatattattacttattattaattccaaaataaaacatattacctaaatataatttaatttgaactaaatcttcattatatacataaatttagttaaaagagtgagagagaggaATAACGATCTGCATAAACTTATAATTATATTACTAAAGTATTAGTAATTTCTCTAaagtataaaacataaatattgaatctttttagatataaaacaaaagagtaaaaaatataagaattgaattataaataaaataatttaacaataaaacTATCGCAAACTTATTTTCCCCTCAAAGTAATGCATTATTGGAGAAAAAAATTTCttacttttttatgttttctttcaaAATGAAAACTATTGGATATGCACAAGACATTTATAAATACTTAAAACATCTTCTAGTTTTCTCACACATACATAAAATTTCCTTTGACcaataataatagtttttcttttttctaagaAAGTGCTTGACCGAGAATAATAGTTTTACAGAAGCTACTTTATTGGCGATATAGTTTTGGCAATAAATGGGTGtgtttgaacaaaaatcaaCATAATGTATTGACCAAAAAGATCCTCATAATAAACTTAATTATATGGAAAGAAAACTAATGTTCTTACTTGAAAAAGTTATACTCCTTAAGTTGGAGTCTACATCTTGCTTTTAAATAGATAAGAAAGGTACCTGATAATATTCAGAAAATACCTCAAGGAAATTAAGACAAGTTCAAAAGAAAACCAGAATACGTGAAAAGATGAAGAGGGAAACTCCAGTTGTATTACTCGTTAGCTTACTTATCATGTTTGCATCAGGCATTGTTATATCTCTCAGTTGTTACTTATTTGATGCATTTTCAGTTCAGTTACAAATGTTCTAAATCTAATTCTGTGACcacatttttcaaatttatttaatgttaaatttaatgATGTATACAATAATGTTACAGTTGTGAATCAGACCAGAGCAAACACCTGTACCGATGGACTAGGCACTTGTGAAAACTGCGACCAGAGATGCAAGGCCAAACACGGGCCATCAAGTGAAAGCAACTGTGACCACTCTCTTGTGATGCCTCTGTGCCTATGCTACTATCAATGTGCAGGTCCGACACCGACTCCGACTCCACCCAAGATTTGCAATGGTGGAGCTGGTATATGTAGTAGAAGCTGTCCCGAAACTTGTTGTAATACTAACTGCGCACAAAAGTTTAATGGTGGACATGGATTTTGTAGCACCCTCGGTAATTTTAACTTGTGCCAATGTCAATACCCTTGTTAAAGCCGGCTTACAAAATTgtagaatttattttattattattaatttcaatAATGGGATGATAAAATAATACTCCTTATTTACAAATTAACTGACTATCGGCcctttcaaaatttaaatatggaTATTAAGTCCCTTCAAACTTTGCTAAAAGCAATTATAAACACTCAATATTTTACCTAtaatttttcagttttcatagatatatgcatataaataaCAACATTTTATAGTATACAATCTATAATTCTAACatggaaaaataaattatgcCTAAAATATCAAAGAAAAGTTATAACCagataaaatagttaaattttgaggaaaaaaagaattaaaacatCTTCTACTTCTCTCACACATAACGTAAATCTCCATGGTAAGAGGCATGGAGAAAAACTTCAAATAGTGGACAATTTGTGTCGCTATATTGACAAGGGAGTTCAAAACGGAATCTCAAAAGTATCGGAGCTTGGAGGTAAAGAATATCAGGAAGCGTACGATGTTTGCTTCTAGATAGCATTATTaagagtttttatttttctataaaatacaTTTAGATACTAGAAgcatttttgtaaaaaaaaattgggttgaacaaatttaacattcattaaaaaaactcttttgaCCGAGAATACTAGTTTTAGGACATAACTTTATTGGCCATATAGTTTTGGCAATCAATTggtgttttgaaaaaaaatcatcatatGATGTAATTGATGACGAATAAAAGAAAGATAAGAAATGGTATGAGTTATTATTTATGGAATTTAATGAAATGGAATTACCATtccatttatttaaaaatgtttttgatttgaaatatatttttaataaatcttaattttttgttgaataatatGAAATATTACGGAATAAAATGGAATTatacttttcattttttcattataactggtgaatatttttaaaaaaataaaaaagtattcttatagattttattccaaaaatgTATTCCAGCCGCTCTCATAATATATTGACCAACTTGCGAAAACAAAATCTAGGTTATGAACTGAAGCACAAGTAGTACAAATACCGACACCAAACCCATAACAAGCGAATTTTCCGATGATTCCCGGCTGCTGGTGTTTTTTGAATGGGTTTTAGAAGGATAAGGAAGTTTTCTCAAGTCAGAAATGGTATAGTATCCTTAAAGGTTTTATGGGGCTAATGGGTGCTACGAATGTAAGggcttctctctttttttttcactctGAGATAAAAGTTTTACTTTAGGCGATagaattgatgacatggcttccagaaaaatatgacatggataatttcatttaatgttgatttatatttttggcaaatttattagaatatggtaataattcatatattacatttaatattgatattttttggcaaacttattaaaatatggtaataattcatatattacatttaatattgatatttttttgataaattttttaaaaatatggtaatagctcatgcatcatctataaaataaatatattcatatataacatttcaaatttcgaaatattattattttgtataattatacaatttttattactaaaactttcaaaaatttctacaatttaaaaataaataactatctaatcgtaagattattagtttcttatatatcaaaatttttttataaatattgtttaggctaatttttttataattatacaattttatatcattttattagttttatgcaaatatatatcaaatgtatattaaatacttgtgagaaaatagtaaaatctgtaatatttaatataagttagatttaaaaaacatatataacatttcaaattcgaaatattattatttttatataattatacaattttgtattactaaaactttcaaaactttccatatatttaaaaaaaaatatctaatcgtaagattattagtttcttatatatcaacaaattttataaatattgtttagactaattttttatataattatacaattttatatcattttattagtttacaaattgatttaatatatatcaaatatatattaaatattaatacgaaaatagtaaaatctataatatttaataaaatttatttttaaatataggttagatttaaaaaatttcttaatgtatatggtgcaggaaaacacctagtttattGTATGCAGTAACACATAACATACCTCAACGAAGCAAATATAGACTCACTATATGTTGAGTGTtaactgaacaaaaaaaaaatgatcaaataataaaaagccCAATAATCTTAAACAATACACAAATTTGTATACTTGGATTATATTAGCCAGCTATTTGTTTTCACAGGGGATGATGGGACAAAATCAATTGGACGGCCCAGGATATACATTTTCTCGTTGTTGTCATTCTCATATTATGGGTCTAAATTTATAGAGGACCTTCCATAAAGGTGGGTCTAACCGATTCATCGTAAGcccattattatttataatccaAATTCTAACACTAGAATCTAAGACCTGAGAAAATAACACTAACCTCTTTCGGGCAAAAATGATTGCAGAGACCTTACCGAactttaattaatttatcagtACTTACTTTAtgatcattatttttttttattttctctgttagttaatttttttagtgAGCGTAAAATGAAGATTGAAATTAATTACAGAAATTTATGAATGAGTTTCcttctttgtcaaaaagaaaataactacttcaaaatatttttttttttttgaaaaaactacttcaaaatattcatattgATTTGTGTGTTTATTCATTCATAAACCAGGCTACAAACAAATATTCGATATTTACTTATCAAGAAGGGCCAGTAGATGTGTAAGTTATAAAGTTCTTAGTATTTACATTTTAGCGATcatacttttaatatatatatatatatatatatatatattgattcatATGAATAAGTTAGAAGAACTGAAACAGATAAAGGagataacattataaaatttgAGATAGGCTGGTAACTCTAAGCGTGAACTAGAGTTCACACGAGTTTCAAgatttcatttatttagtttGGACAAGCTGTGATgtaattattcatttttaattttaatatgtatagTGGATAATACATGGCATTTTTTACCGATAACATTAATggttaatgtaattgcaaaccttttttttttgtaattgcaAACCTTACACAACGGATATGAATATTGTCACTTAGCTGCCTGTTCTTTTTCCCCGGCAGCTGGCTGATACTTTGTTTTACTCATATGCAGGTGTGCACGGCAGAGTATCACTATCATGTTTTCCAAAAGAGATAAAacagattatttatttttttgccatctaaaaaaacagattatataaaatgataattatttagaatcatattatttataagAACAAACGTAttcatttaatttgttttctctCGCTAAAACCATGATGGTTCCCACCTAACACTTGTTAGTTGCTAGTTGCTACACTCCACAAACATAAATCTCAAAATGAAAATTGTTACTTATCCAAGCTGTACCCAAGTTATAAATCAGACACACGTATCTTGAGGTTTTCTCTCTCCTGCGAaacctccatcttctctcttcGAGTCACCGCCTCTCTCAATTTCAGCCTCCGACCGACGACGGTGGGTTTCCATAACCACGTCGTCGGTCGGGATTCGCGGTTCCTCTAGTCTCTCTTTTTCCGGCGACGCATCTACTTACATGCGTCTGTCGTTTTTGACTTTGGCATGGATGGCTCTGACGGAGTTGCATGTCCGGCTTTGCTTCCGATGCTGCACCCTCCTCGTGGTGGGCGATCGGCTTTGATTCCGGGGCCGTACCATTTTTTTCCGGTGGTCGCCGGTTTTCGTATCCGTGGATATGCTCGAGCGGTATTAAGTCTTCGTTCTCGTGTTTGGTGGTTGGGTTTGGATGAAATATCGAATTTCATCGATGAAGCTCTCCAAAGCTCAGAGTTACGGGTTGTAGTTGCTGAATCTCTTTAGCTTCCAACAATGTTGTTGGGCGTGAGTTTCGGTGGTTGTGGTTAATTCCCGGATGATTCCGGTGGTGAAGTGATCAATTTGATCGGGTTTGTTTGTGAAGACCTTGGTGGCTCGTGATTCCGGTATGAAGCCGGTGGTTTACTGATTAGGGGTCCCGGCGGCGATTGCAAGTCGAAAGAGATGATGACGTTTCAACTGTTTGGGCACGTGTCTCTTCTGTTGTCCGTGTCTCACACGTGTAAGGATGTTTCATCATTGTTTGGGCTTGGATCTAGTATATGTGTTGTGTTGTTGTATATTATGTGGGTTGGCCTTTTGgacttgtttgtttttttccttgGGCGTTTAATAAACTAAGAtggcagaaaaaaaaaatcagacacaCGTAAATAGAAGTATTTGGTCAAAGTTTGACCATCTTGGAATCGTAAAAAATTTGACAGTCAAAGGTTCCACTTAGATGGGCACTAAGCCCCAAAGGAATTCAACAGATGGCACAGACTACATGGGCactgtaattatttattttttactctttACGGAAACTTATCTACATTATGATATCATCGTagacatatttattttgtaaggaAAAGTGTTACATATCATATggtttatttatatgattttggaTTGTTACTAGTTAGGCAGAGGTGGAGCGTCTTTTTCTTCGTTTCTGAGGCAATCCAGCCATTCTCACGTGACCGACGCTCCTCCACTGTAGTTATTGTCACGTGCGCCATCATTCCACCATCAATTTTGTATCATATCTGTATATACCATGATCATACGATTGATATTTTGATAGTGTGTGTCTATTAAGTCCATAGAGTGTTTGATGGACCGAGTTCCTTTGTTTTTGCAAGAATATAAAAAGATTATCCTACCTCGAATGGGATAAAAACTagtattattaagaaaataatgtgTGTAACGTGTTAGGTATCCTAGATCCGTTAGTTCATTAATAATGTGATCAAATTACATTTGGTTACAAACTCTGATTTTTCTTTGCAAGTAATAAGAAGTCACTATGCTTGATTAGAACCACTTCTTTCTCGCATTTGGTATCTAATGTGACAAAAGATATTTGGCATAACGACCTCATATTGCATACTTAATTCATCACCATTGTTAGTAATTCTGGAGAGTCTTGGAAACCGCAGATCACATAGTCTAAagtcttaaaatttaaaagtctaAGATTAGGTTTGTATATactatacaaattttaaaataaataaaccagttttgtatttgttttgtcTGTTTTGAATCGGTCCTTCTTGACATTATAATGTCTCAAAgtgttattttcttaaacattATGTAATAGTTGAATAGTATGtagtattaattatatatatatatatatacacatagaaATGCACAATGATACAAGTCAGAActagaaaaaatacaaaataattacaaaatacgTAATGTGAGAATATTACTTGTATCTAGGGGGAGATCGAAC
It encodes:
- the LOC108834874 gene encoding defensin-like protein 182 — encoded protein: MKRETPVVLLVSLLIMFASVVNQTRANTCTDGLGTCENCDQRCKAKHGPSSESNCDHSLVMPLCLCYYQCAGPTPTPTPPKICNGGAGICSRSCPETCCNTNCAQKFNGGHGFCSTLGNFNLCQCQYPC
- the LOC108834875 gene encoding BTB/POZ and TAZ domain-containing protein 5 is translated as MENINVYSPKCSPENVSPPPPPPPPVKSNSGTKLKKSTVQKCGSFASKATRDAWDRMFDEAHGADVLIHTDNNGLIYAHSNVIGMASDVIRGLMKQDKRKPHRKSISILGVPHDAVRVFIRFLYSSCYEKQDMEDLAIHLLVLSHVYVVPHLKRVCESHFENTLLNKENVIDVFQLALLCDAPRLALLCHRMILNSFEEVSTSEGWQAMKQSHPSLQKELLRSVSYELDVKKQRSRKQKEIQTYTQLYDAMEAFVHICRDGCREIGPTKVENPHVSCGFQACDGLEKLLKHMAGCKLRSIPGGCSRCKRMWQLLELHSRICVDSEQCRVPLCGDFKERMKKQSRKDEKRWKLLVKNVLSTKRIGGSPYFLQATDVTL